One Glycine soja cultivar W05 chromosome 7, ASM419377v2, whole genome shotgun sequence genomic window, TCGAACGGCAATGGCGTCCAGGCGAAAGAAGTAGCAGCTGGGCTCGCGGTGGCTTGCGGTGGAAGAGAATGCTCccggaagaggaaagaaaagaaacaaaagcagAAGCAGAAAGTGAATCCGGGAGAAAAGAGggagtgttttaaaaaattttaatgaaggGCAAACTTGACCTTTCaataaattgctgggtgcaccagcaataatgctgggtgcacctagcatatcCCTATAGTTTACCACGAATCTGCACTTCTAGAGTTAGGGTTATATTTggtaagatattttgattaattttaactttttttactagTTAAAAAGTTCGTtagcttctaatttttttctatttatatcctcaacatatttatttaattttttttaaaattttggcaATATTACTCACAATCAATTAATTTGGGGCATTTTGCCGCTACTTTTAAATAAACTTGTTAATTTTaccttttatcatttgtttgttaATAAGTGAAAAGTTGGGGTAAAACTCACCAACAGACTAAAAAATTAGaggtaaaatttgtcaaaaaattaaaaagttgagtgttaaatttgtaaattaaaatttagaattaaaaactgtaattattttaaggataaaatgaaaaaaaattcacaaatttcttaaataataggAAGTAAAAtgtgtcaaattaatttttgagcGTAAAACTCAAAAGATTGAAAGTAAAAAAGCAcaattaaaccaaaaataaaatgaagacgtatataaatatgagtaataatattaacaatcaaatacaatttaattttcatttttaagggCTTAATTTTGCAGTTCTTAAATTGAATCAATACATCGTTTAATTCTATGATCCTATTACTAATGTAGCATACTGTTGAAATAATTACACTATATCCTTTCTGATTTTCTATATAATAATTGACTTTATTATAGTGATCCATATATCGAAATTAAGAAAGTCTTCATGTTTAAAACAACATTTATCAAggtattatatttatcttattcTAAAGAAACAAATAGAGTTCTAATCTCGGACTCAAGGTACAAGACATTGTCTTACTTCACCTGATCAATCCTTTGgagttaatatataataattttaatttaacatttttctctaatttgtatccaaaaaaattaaaatataaaatgttaatCACCCATACCAAGTTTGTCTTGGCTTTAATAATCGGAGCTCATGCTCCAAGAataatgggaaaaaaaaatcattaccaaGAGAATGATCGCAACTTAATATTGTTTCCTTTCTTATAATAGGTAAAAACTTCATATTCAGCTCAAATAAGTATAAAGTcataatttgtgaattaaaagaacttgaacaaatttattgttttgtttatataaatagttAGAGCATCTCCAATGAGAATTTTGCAAGTTATTTTTGTCATTGACATTAGTAAAATTCATGGCCCAATCCTAACAATTTTTTAGCAAAATAGGAGCTCAGATGGCTCTTTTGGGCCTCATGGTCGAGCCCATCGCCACCAAGTCGGCGTCACATACACAATTTTGTTCCAACtctaaaaaattttaagaaactcatacttttatattttttttttacttaattataatttaattatagtgATTATTATATGTcagatatatattatttttatgactaAGAAACAGtttcttacaaaaaaatataaatcttaattttaagaaattccCACTGCCATATAGATTTGTTCTAATGGAGAAGAAACTGTTCACTTAAGAAACCTTCAAGAAATGCCCATTAGAGATACTCTAATAATTCTGCAATTTTTGACAGTCAAATGTCTTTCTTTCCCTCTAAGTTACAATCTTTGCTTTAGAAAAACCAAGTTAGAAAAATATCAAACCCTTGACTGCCCCTTTGTTTCCTTAGAAGAATCATATTTAGATGCAGAGTTGCATGCAAAAAGACACAAATAACAAGTAATGAGGAAGCACAGattgaaagaaaatgatatGTACAAACATGAAAACCACATCAGCTAACAACTGACAAGATGAACTACATGCATGAAGCATGATAGACTATAAACTGCATACACCACTTCCATAACCATTCACACTCCAATTATTCTTACAATCACACACACTTGACAGCTACATAATAGCATCATCAAAAAGAGACCTAGACCACCAATATTATTATGAATTACAAAGCAGAAACTAGAATTGCTTATCATCATTCCTCCCTCCCTCAACATGTAAAACAAAGTAACCTTTACCACAAAATGCTATATATCCAAACGAAGGGGGCCCTAGCAACTCATAATGAAACACTAAGCTCACTTTGCCAAACATCAGGAGACTTTCTTGTTACTTTTAGAGTAGATGCCAGCATGATATGCGTGCAACCTTGAAAGAATGAAAAAGGAGGGCTGAAAGTGGGACCGCAGTTGCCTAATGTGCATGCATTCAATCACCAAGAGAGAGTGCAAcacttgagagaaaaaaaaaaagtgtcctCATTTACAGCAAAGACCCTCCACTACCATCTCCATCACTTCAATCTGTGACCTTTAATCTCCAAAAAAAGCTACAAGATAATCATGTTGGTCAACAAATTGaaaccccatatcctgcatttTTCCCCAACCAAAGTGCCAAAGTGCAATACTATCTATTTCAGTATTAGTACACCTTTATTTCCCAACCATGTATGTACACCTCAAGAAAGAGGATTTAAAGAAGACAAGAAGCAAACATGCTAAGATAAACATATCAACCAACAAAGCTAAGAATTCAAAGAACATCTTTTCACCATGAATGTGCCCTTCAACCAATATGCTGTATCAGTGGCTGTGACTGTGAGTACTACTTAGTGATATTTCACCCAAGAGCACCAGTTTGGGACATCAAAATTTTCAAGTACTCAATAGTTCCATCAATGACTAACAGTGGCCCCTTTCCTTTTGCACCAGGAATTAAATTTTCAAGAACTTTCAATGATTCACTGATCTTAtcctttttaaatttgatatcgCAAGCCACTGAATTATCTACTTTAGTTTTATCAACAGAATATGCCCAGCCACAAGAATTCTTTGATTCAGCATCGCTTACACAATCACAGGTTTCATTTGGTCTTAGCAAACTATACCTGTCCGCAGGTGTGGATGATCTATTATAGTCACCATCAAATAGCTTTAGCCTTTTGTTAGGCCAATCAGAGCTAGCAACCTCCTCCTTCGTGTCTTCAAATTGCTCTTGTATCACATAAGTCTTATTAGTTGCCAATGGAGAATGATCTGTACTTGTTACCTCATCACAACTATCATCATCATCGCCTTCAGGGCTTTCATCATCAGAATAAAGCAGTGCATTTATTTCTTCTGTATCTTCATGGTTTTCACTTTCTTCAGTAATTGCATGATCCTTAACAGACTCTTTCAGTAAACTGTATCTGGTTAGATGCTTTTGACCCACATTACTGGCCTGTCCCTCCCCATTTATGCCATAACTTTGAGCAAACTTTGTAGCAGTAACAGTTGGACTCT contains:
- the LOC114419405 gene encoding transcription factor bHLH143-like; the protein is MVKADESLPRPHHVAWQSPSSNHFSILPKPSLLSLPAYLNSSTSILPAVSTFHGLAAPSIPSLKSMLKNEVQGFLQYCNADTSLKETHFGGALQNANPSLQKRLLIFDRSDNKTRLFYGPVLPLVQSPTVTATKFAQSYGINGEGQASNVGQKHLTRYSLLKESVKDHAITEESENHEDTEEINALLYSDDESPEGDDDDSCDEVTSTDHSPLATNKTYVIQEQFEDTKEEVASSDWPNKRLKLFDGDYNRSSTPADRYSLLRPNETCDCVSDAESKNSCGWAYSVDKTKVDNSVACDIKFKKDKISESLKVLENLIPGAKGKGPLLVIDGTIEYLKILMSQTGALG